GGAGTAAAGAGCGTGCGCGTCGGCGAGCGCGTGTTCGCCATCAACGCCGATATACGCGAGACGAACACGATGAATGCTGCGTATGTGCATGCGCTCGGGGACCTGTCTCCGACACTCGCACTCTGCGCGGAGCCTGCGTATGTTTCATTCCACTGCGTGCGCGAGAGCAATGTTCGTTTCGGAGAAACGGTGCTTGTCGTCGGATTGGGCGCGCTCGGTCTTATCGCGGTAGCAATGGCGCATGAGAGCGGTGCTGAACGTGTGATAGCCGTCGATATGAGCAGCGGGCGAAGGCGCATGGCCGAATCGCTCGGGGCCGATATTTCCTTCGATCCGCGGGAAGGCGATACGGCGGCGCGCGTTCATGATATCCTCGGCGGCACCGGTGTGGATGTCGCCATCGAACTGAGCGGTGCGAGCGCAGGTCTTGCCACGGCGATACGTTCCTGCCGCGTCGGCGGGACGGTGTGCGCTGCAGGGTTCTATCGCACGGATGCGCACGGCGTATTCCTTGGGCGCGAATTCCATCACAATCGGCTTACGATGATAGTGCCGCATGGATGCGGTTTCGGTCATCCACCGCGGGATATTCCGCGCTGGGACGAGCGCCGCGCCGTCGCGGCAATACTGTCGATGATGCGTCAGGGGAAATTGAACGTGGGTGGTATCGTCGATCCCGTTGTCGGCACCGCGGAAGCGCTTGACATGTTCCGGCGAATGAGAGATGAACCGGATGCAATTGTAAAATTCGCCGTCAAATTCTGATCAAAAATACCGCTGAAATATGATGACCTGCCGATTCTGACTATTTTATACTACATGATAAATCGGTCTTGACTATTTTATACTTGATGATAAATTAGTCATATTAGAAAATAGGAAAATGCCATGCATAGATACGTTCACGATGCGATCGCACATGATATTACCCGGAAAATGGTATTGCTTTCCGGGCCGCGGCAATGCGGGAAAACGACGCTTGCGCGCCATATCATGGAACAGTATCCGAAGAGTATCTATCTTAACTGGGACAGCGCCCCTGACAGACGCATCGTACAGAAAGGTGCTATCGATGAGTCATCACCGCTCATCGTCCTTGATGAGATACATAAATTCCGCAACTGGAAGAATATGCTGAAAGGGCTTTATGATACGCGCCGTGATGCGCAGCATTTCCTCGTTACCGGCAGTGCGCGCCTCGATGTGTATCGCCGCGGGGGTGATTCACTTCTTGGACGATATCATCACTGGCGCCTGCACCCTATTACCGCCGACGAACCTGTCGAGGGTATGAGCGTTAAGGATGTCATAAGCCGCCTCCTTGTTACCGGCGGATTTCCGGAGCCGTTCCTCGGGAATGATGAACGCGAGGCGAGGCGCTGGCGCACCGAACGCTGGGACCGGGTGATAAAGGAAGACATTCGCGATCTGGAAGCGGTGCGCGAGCTCGGATCGCTTACCATGCTCCTTGATCTGCTCAAATCGCGTGTAGGAAGCCCGGTCGTGATGAGCAATCTTGCCGAGGACCTGCAGGTTACATCGAGAACGGTGCTGCACTGGATCGAAATACTTGAACGCATGTACGTCATATTCAGGGTATTCCCGCTTACGGCAAAAGTCGTGCGGGCGATACAAAAGCCGCCGAAGATATTCTTCTACGACATTGCGGATGTTGACGAGGATATGGGCATGCGGGCGGAAAATCTTATTGCCGCGGCGCTTCTCAAA
The DNA window shown above is from Spirochaetota bacterium and carries:
- a CDS encoding zinc-binding alcohol dehydrogenase, producing MPKRLALIGDHVCDWLSYGDTPIGTHDVRIATEYASGKYGTWAALMDASTFGGERFDIDRRMFVASESDASPATVSREKPISFGTSTVGVVSEIGSGVKSVRVGERVFAINADIRETNTMNAAYVHALGDLSPTLALCAEPAYVSFHCVRESNVRFGETVLVVGLGALGLIAVAMAHESGAERVIAVDMSSGRRRMAESLGADISFDPREGDTAARVHDILGGTGVDVAIELSGASAGLATAIRSCRVGGTVCAAGFYRTDAHGVFLGREFHHNRLTMIVPHGCGFGHPPRDIPRWDERRAVAAILSMMRQGKLNVGGIVDPVVGTAEALDMFRRMRDEPDAIVKFAVKF
- a CDS encoding ATP-binding protein, with translation MHRYVHDAIAHDITRKMVLLSGPRQCGKTTLARHIMEQYPKSIYLNWDSAPDRRIVQKGAIDESSPLIVLDEIHKFRNWKNMLKGLYDTRRDAQHFLVTGSARLDVYRRGGDSLLGRYHHWRLHPITADEPVEGMSVKDVISRLLVTGGFPEPFLGNDEREARRWRTERWDRVIKEDIRDLEAVRELGSLTMLLDLLKSRVGSPVVMSNLAEDLQVTSRTVLHWIEILERMYVIFRVFPLTAKVVRAIQKPPKIFFYDIADVDEDMGMRAENLIAAALLKRCHFLSDRDGYRYELRYIRDKEKREVDLVVLRNGVLLDAVEVKVNDDAVSKPLIHFRKHLNIPNTWQLSLADRSPAVLSGIMRESFSHCLSRTVITDIDENCASVITGKAKDVSSKRE